A window of the Dyadobacter pollutisoli genome harbors these coding sequences:
- a CDS encoding aminopeptidase P family protein translates to MFSKQTYIERRKTLKSKVGSGLILFLGNDDTGMNYHDNVYPFRQDSSFLYYFGLDIASIHAVIDIDNDQEIIFGDELTIDDIVWTGPKEPLHEKAAKIGITQVKPLAAISGYLHDVVSRRQNVHFLPPYRAEHDLKLQEWLHIVPSQASQRASVTLIKAIVSMRSYKTAEEIAEIEKAVNTSVDMHLEFMKIARPGMTEKELAGKLQSIAIGQGGDISYPVILTVNGEILHTHARDLVIQEGQMGLCDAGAETAMRYCGDLTRTIPVGKRFTSIQKEMYEIVLHAQKSAIEASKPGVLFKDVHTLACIKLLEGLKQVGVVKGDPEEAVANDVHTLFFQCGLGHMMGMDVHDMENLGEQYVGYTEDLKKGTTFGWKSLRLGRALEPGFVFTVEPGLYLIPTLIDRWKAENKLPQFIDYNKLEQFRDFTGIRIEDNIVMTENGNRVLGKELVKEVADVEALR, encoded by the coding sequence ATGTTCTCCAAACAAACTTACATTGAAAGACGTAAAACGCTGAAAAGCAAGGTCGGCAGTGGTCTGATCCTCTTCCTGGGCAACGACGACACCGGAATGAATTACCATGATAATGTGTATCCGTTCAGGCAGGATAGCAGTTTTTTATACTATTTCGGGCTGGACATTGCATCTATTCACGCCGTCATTGACATTGATAATGATCAGGAAATTATTTTTGGCGACGAGCTGACGATCGACGATATAGTTTGGACCGGCCCCAAAGAGCCACTGCACGAAAAAGCTGCCAAAATAGGCATTACCCAGGTGAAGCCGCTTGCTGCTATTTCCGGTTATTTGCATGATGTGGTGTCAAGAAGGCAAAATGTACATTTTCTGCCTCCCTACCGCGCTGAGCATGATTTGAAATTGCAGGAATGGCTACATATCGTACCATCACAAGCCTCGCAGCGCGCGTCCGTGACGCTGATCAAAGCAATCGTTTCCATGCGTTCCTACAAAACCGCAGAAGAGATCGCCGAGATTGAAAAAGCAGTGAACACTTCGGTAGATATGCATCTGGAATTCATGAAAATAGCCCGTCCGGGCATGACCGAAAAAGAGCTGGCCGGGAAGCTGCAAAGCATTGCCATCGGGCAAGGCGGCGACATCTCCTACCCCGTCATCCTGACAGTGAACGGAGAGATCCTGCACACGCACGCACGCGACTTAGTCATTCAGGAAGGACAGATGGGCCTTTGCGATGCCGGAGCCGAAACGGCGATGCGCTACTGCGGTGATCTCACCCGGACGATTCCGGTTGGCAAACGCTTTACGAGTATTCAAAAAGAAATGTATGAAATAGTACTTCATGCGCAAAAATCGGCCATTGAAGCCAGCAAACCTGGTGTATTGTTCAAAGACGTGCATACATTGGCCTGTATCAAATTATTGGAAGGTTTAAAACAGGTTGGCGTCGTGAAAGGCGACCCGGAAGAGGCCGTCGCAAATGATGTCCACACGCTCTTTTTCCAATGCGGCCTCGGCCACATGATGGGCATGGACGTGCATGACATGGAAAACCTGGGCGAGCAGTATGTAGGCTACACCGAAGATCTCAAAAAAGGAACGACTTTCGGCTGGAAATCGCTGCGTCTCGGCCGCGCCCTGGAACCCGGTTTCGTATTCACGGTCGAACCAGGTCTGTATCTCATCCCAACATTAATCGACCGCTGGAAAGCTGAAAACAAGCTTCCCCAATTCATAGACTACAACAAACTGGAACAGTTCCGGGACTTCACCGGCATCCGAATTGAGGATAACATTGTGATGACGGAGAATGGTAACCGGGTGTTGGGGAAGGAATTGGTGAAGGAAGTTGCGGATGTGGAGGCGCTTAGGTGA